The Sulfurimonas aquatica genomic sequence TGATTGTAAAAACTGTGTTGGCACTTGTATTTATAGTATTGTTCATTCTTTTCATCGGGGATAAGGTTGTAGATTTCTTACTAGAATTTGCAGCAAAAACACAAATAGAAGAGATTTTTCTAGGTGCAATTTTTGCCATTGTTCTTGGTATGGCAGTGCTAATGCATACAATAGGGTTTACTTACTCTTTAGGTGCTTTTATAGCCGGAGTTTTAATTGCTGATACAAAATTTGCAATGAAAGTGGAATCTGACATCTTAAGCTATAAAGATCTACTTTTAAGTATCTTCTTTTTTAGTGTCGGTACAAAAATTGACATAGTTTATCTGTTTTCAAATCTTCATACAGTTTTATCTATTTTTATATTAGTTACTCTCGTTAAAATAGTTATTATTTACTTCATTATAAAAAGAAAGTCCGATACAAATACAGCAATGAAAACAGCATTAGCTTTAGCACAAGTCGGAGCCTTCTCTTTTGTAATTTTTGATCTAGCTGCATCGAATCAGCTGATTACTCATGATATTGCCAACTTTTTATTTTTAGTTACATTTGTATCAATGATTGTGACACCCTTTGTACTTAACAATATCTATAAACTTTCATCTTATTTTCAAAAAGAGTTTTTTGAATCAGATGTTATTACTCCAATTGACAATAAAAATCATGTGATTATAGTTGGGTTTGGTACGTTAGGAAAGGCTGTTGCTAAAGAACTGCATAAAAAAAAGATTGACTTTATCATTATTTCTGATAACTTACAACATGTTTTATTGGCGAGAAGGATTAACTTTCTCGCATATTTTGGACATCTTAATAAACGTCCAGTTATGGAGTCACTAAAAGTTGAAGAGTGTTCTAGTGTGATTATAACCACTCAAAATGAGTATAAGAAAAACATTATTGCTCAGTCTGTAAAGAATTACTATAAGAAGGTAAATATCATCATAAAGATTGATACGGATGAGGAGGGACAACATTTCAAAAATATGAAAAATATTGATTTTATCAACTCAAACCATGAGTTGTCGTCACGATTGGTTGAACTTTCATTAAAGTATCTAAAATAGATTAATATGTTAATTAAATAAAATCTTTTTATGCTAGAGGAGAGAGTATCCTACATTCATAATAAATCCTTTTATATGTAAGTTCTTTTTGTTTAAGTTGAAAAACTATTCAACTTTATAGCCTAATTTTTATACAATTGCTAGGCTTTATCCTTTACAATAATGCTAAACTTATAGTATGAATGAGATAAGCAACATAGACTTACTTTGGATAGTTGTTAGTGCTTTTTTAGTTTTTCTAATGCAACTTGGTTTTTCGATGGTAGAGACTGGAATAGTTAGAGCTAAAAACACCATTAATGTTGCAATGAAGAACCTTATAGATACTATCTTTGGAATTATATTTTTCTGGCTATTTGGCTATGGAATCATGTTTGGATATGACTTCAATAGTCTTATTGGGACAGATAGTTTTGCAATTGATGGAAAGAATTTTAGTGAAAATGGATTTTTCTTTTTTCAGGCAATGTTTGCAGCTACAGCAGTAACAATTATTTCTGGTGCTGTAGCTGAAAGAATGAAATTTAACGGTTATATTATTGTAGCCATTGTCGTCACTGCATTAATCTATCCTCTATTTGGTCACTGGGCGTGGTCTGACTATGGCTGGCTAAAACAACTTGGTTTTGTTGATTTTGCTGGTTCAACTGTGGTACATTCTATAGGTGCATGGATAGGATTAGCAGGAGCTATCGTCTTAGGACCACGTCTTGGAAAATTCAAAAATGGAAAAATTAAATACTTCTCTCCAAGTAATCACAACTTTGTAGTATTTGGTGTTTTTATTCTCTTCTTTGCCTGGTTTGGTTTTAATGCAGGTAGTCTTCTAAAATTTGATCCACTTGTCACTTCAATCCTCTTAAACACTACAATAGCTGCTTCATTTGGTGGTCTTGCTGGTTGGTTACTTACTTTTATTAATAAAGAAAAAGTCAGTGTAGAGGTTTTTGCTTTTGGAGTGATAGCAGGCCTTGTTGGTGTTACTGCCGGATGTGATCAGTTTGATGCACACACATCTGCATTTGTTGGTTTTGTTTCTACATTGATTATGCACTTTTTTGACACCCTTATACTTAAAAAGTTTAAAATAGATGATCCACTTAGTGTAGTTGGAGTTCATGGTTTTACCGGTGCCTGGGGAACTATCGCTGTTGGTATTTTTGCTGTACTACCAGAAAACACTACTCGTTTTGAATTTATATCTATACAAATGATTGGAGTGTTTACAGCCTTTGTTTTTGCATTTAGTTTAGGATTAATTCTCTTTTTTATTTTAGCAAAACTAAACCTTTTAAGAGTACGTAAACGTCATGAAGTAATTGGTCTCAATGTGAGTGAGCATAATGCTAAACTTCCTTGGGTAGAGACAATTGAAAGTATTATTAAAATCATGAAAACTGGAGATATAAAACATAAAATACATGAAGAAAGAGGTACAGAAGTTGGTCTTGTAGCAAAGTTTTTTAACTATCTTTTGGATGTATTAAGGCAAAAGCAGATTAATCTTCAAAATTCAAATATAAAACTCCGTTCAAAAGCGGATATTGATCCTCTAACTCAAATATTCAATAGACGGGCCTTATTAGAAAAACTCA encodes the following:
- the amt gene encoding ammonium transporter; the encoded protein is MNEISNIDLLWIVVSAFLVFLMQLGFSMVETGIVRAKNTINVAMKNLIDTIFGIIFFWLFGYGIMFGYDFNSLIGTDSFAIDGKNFSENGFFFFQAMFAATAVTIISGAVAERMKFNGYIIVAIVVTALIYPLFGHWAWSDYGWLKQLGFVDFAGSTVVHSIGAWIGLAGAIVLGPRLGKFKNGKIKYFSPSNHNFVVFGVFILFFAWFGFNAGSLLKFDPLVTSILLNTTIAASFGGLAGWLLTFINKEKVSVEVFAFGVIAGLVGVTAGCDQFDAHTSAFVGFVSTLIMHFFDTLILKKFKIDDPLSVVGVHGFTGAWGTIAVGIFAVLPENTTRFEFISIQMIGVFTAFVFAFSLGLILFFILAKLNLLRVRKRHEVIGLNVSEHNAKLPWVETIESIIKIMKTGDIKHKIHEERGTEVGLVAKFFNYLLDVLRQKQINLQNSNIKLRSKADIDPLTQIFNRRALLEKLKGKNLYGANYSIIMIDIDKFKMVNDTYGHSVGDSVLKELSIIVKNIVRDKDIFARWGGEEFLILANSKNLQEVEIIAEKIRQKVEAYNFTTVGKITASFGLSSPKNEEQTFENILEYADKALYQAKELGRNRVCSW
- a CDS encoding cation:proton antiporter, with protein sequence METLLLAIFTTIFIATLLNIFFKKYNISHILGYIFTGTIISYLFDFNTLKIDSLDLVGEFGIVFLMFTIGLELSFKKMKKMKEILLLNGALQLLLSVLIFFPLAFYMFKLDITSSIIIALAFSLSSTAIVLPYLKQSKDSYTPYGKRSIGILIFQDISVIPILLLITFLSYGVAGANVSLLEVIVKTVLALVFIVLFILFIGDKVVDFLLEFAAKTQIEEIFLGAIFAIVLGMAVLMHTIGFTYSLGAFIAGVLIADTKFAMKVESDILSYKDLLLSIFFFSVGTKIDIVYLFSNLHTVLSIFILVTLVKIVIIYFIIKRKSDTNTAMKTALALAQVGAFSFVIFDLAASNQLITHDIANFLFLVTFVSMIVTPFVLNNIYKLSSYFQKEFFESDVITPIDNKNHVIIVGFGTLGKAVAKELHKKKIDFIIISDNLQHVLLARRINFLAYFGHLNKRPVMESLKVEECSSVIITTQNEYKKNIIAQSVKNYYKKVNIIIKIDTDEEGQHFKNMKNIDFINSNHELSSRLVELSLKYLK